A window of the Brassica napus cultivar Da-Ae chromosome C5, Da-Ae, whole genome shotgun sequence genome harbors these coding sequences:
- the BNAC05G34990D gene encoding zinc finger protein BRUTUS isoform X1, with translation MATPLPDFEAARGGGGVASSSTTVLTSAPTVANTFTEETEEISPILIFLFFHKAVCSELESLHRLALEFATGHHVDLRLLRERYRFLRSIYKHHCNAEDEVIFSALDIRVKNVAQTYSLEHQGEGTLFDHLFELLNSATEIDESYRRELASSTGALKTSVSQHLAKEQKQVFPLLIEKFKHEEQAYIVWRFLCSIPVNMLAVFLPWLASAISIDESKEMQMCLSKIVPGEKLLQQVIFTWFGGKSDTSASRGVEDSSFQCCLDSSSSMLPCKTSRAQCACEGSKAGKRKYPELTEYEAPDAPMHPIDEIKIWHKSINKEMKEIADEARKIQLSGDFSDLSAFDERLQYIAEVCIFHRYSFLAEDKIIFPAVDGEFSFSEEHDEEENQFNEFRCLIEKIKSAGASSTSAAEFYTKLCSHADQIMETIQRHFHNEEIQVLPLARKNFSFKRQQEILYQSLCIMPLRLIERVLPWLTASLTEDEAKNFLKNLQAGAPKSDAALVTLFSGWACKGRKAGECLSPKANGSCPAKTLSNIEEVYLQSCNACVSLPCPSSSIKACCQHQDKRPAKRTVVSSCGQNATPHSSEVANGNGRSCCVPDLGVNSDCLGLGSLPAAKSMRSSSLNSAAPALNSSLFGWEMDSNSFDTGHAERPVATIFKFHKAISKDLEFLDVESGKLIDCNETFIRQFIGRFHLLWGFYKAHSNAEDDILFPALESKETLHNVSHSYTLDHKHEEKLFGDIYSVLTELSVLHEKLQSDSMMGNVTQTDTVQADIDSGDCKKKYNELATKLQGMCKSIKITLDQHIFLEELELWPLFDKHFSIQEQDKIVGRIIGTTGAEVLQSMLPWVTSALSEDEQNRMMDTWKQATKNTMFDEWLNECWKGSPDSSSMERAKPSLHRDNDHQEVLDQTGQLFKPGWKDIFRMNQNELEAEIRKVYQDTTLDPRRKDYLVQNWRTSRWIAAQQKLPKETETALNGDVALGCFPSFRDPEKQIYGCEHYKRNCKLRAACCGQLFTCRFCHDKVSDHSMDRKLVTEMLCMRCLKVQPVGPICTTPSCEGVPMAKHYCSICKLFDDERAVYHCPFCNLCRVGEGLGIDYFHCMTCNCCLGMKLVNHKCLEKSLETNCPICCEFLFTSSEAVRALPCGHYMHSACFQAYTCSHYTCPICGKSLGDMAVYFGMLDALLAAEELPEEYKDRCQDILCNDCERKGTTRFHWLYHKCGTCGSYNTRVIRSETTTVPDCSTSS, from the exons ATGGCGACGCCGTTGCCGGATTTTGAGGCGGCGAGAGGTGGCGGAGGAGTcgcttcttcatcaaccacggtgCTCACGAGCGCTCCGACTGTGGCGAATACGTTCACGGAGGAGACGGAAGAGATATCTCCGATCCTGATTTTCCTCTTCTTTCACAAGGCGGTATGCAGTGAGCTCGAATCGCTTCATAGGCTGGCGCTTGAGTTTGCTACAGGTCACCACGTTGATCTCCGTCTCCTTCGTGAACGGTATCGGTTCCTTAGATCCATCTATAAGCATCACTGCAATGCCGAGGACGAG GTGATCTTTTCAGCTCTTGACATACGCGTGAAGAACGTAGCGCAGACGTATTCTCTTGAGCACCAAGGTGAAGGCACCCTCTTCGACCATCTTTTTGAGCTGCTGAATTCCGCCACGGAGATTGATGAGAGTTATCGGAGGGAATTGGCGAGCAGTACTGGAGCACTTAAGACATCTGTTAGCCAGCACTTGGCTAAAGAACAGAAACAG GTGTTCCCGTTACTTATTGAGAAATTTAAGCACGAGGAGCAAGCTTACATAGTCTGGAGGTTTCTCTGCAGCATTCCTGTGAATATGCTTGCCGTGTTTCTTCCGTGGCTGGCTTCAGCCATTTCGATAGATGAAAGCAAGGAGATGCAGATGTGCTTAAGCAAGATAGTTCCTGGCGAGAAGCTCCTTCAGCAG GTTATTTTCACCTGGTTCGGAGGGAAAAGCGATACTTCTGCTTCGCGTGGTGTAGAGGATTCTTCGTTCCAGTGTTGTCTAGATTCTTCTAGCAGCATGCTTCCGTGCAAAACTAGTAGAGCCCAGTGCGCATGTGAGGGATCCAAGGCCGGGAAGAGAAAGTATCCAGAGCTTACCGAGTATGAAGCTCCTGATGCTCCTATGCACCCAATTGATGAGATAAAAATTTGGCACAAGTCAATCAACAAGGAGATGAAGGAAATAGCTGATGAGGCTAGGAAAATTCAGCTGTCTGGAGATTTTTCGGATTTATCTGCATTTGATGAACGCTTGCAGTATATTGCTGAAGTATGCATCTTTCACAGGTATTCATT TCTTGCAGAGGACAAGATCATATTTCCAGCAGTAGATGGGGAGTTTTCATTTTCCGAGGAGCACGATGAAGAAGAAAACCAGTTTAACGAGTTCCGGTGCTTAattgaaaaaatcaaaagtgCTGGAGCCTCTTCTACTTCTGCTGCTGAATTTTACACCAAGCTGTGCTCACATGCGGATCAAATAATGGAAACTATTCAAAGGCACTTTCACAACGAGGAAATTCAG GTGCTGCCCCTTGCACGAAAGAACTTCAGCTTTAAAAGACAACAAGAGATTCTCTACCAAAGCCTGTGCATAATGCCCTTAAGATTAATTGAACGTGTTTTGCCATGGTTGACTGCATCTTTAACAGAAGATGAAGCAAAGAATTTTCTGAAGAATTTGCAAGCTGGAG CACCTAAATCGGATGCTGCTCTCGTTACTCTTTTCTCTGGTTGGGCATGCAAAGGACGCAAAGCGGGGGAATGCTTGTCTCCAAAGGCAAATGGTTCATGCCCTGCTAAAACACTAAGCAACATCGAAGAAGTCTACCTTCAGTCATGTAATGCTTGTGTGTCTTTGCCATGCCCGAGTAGCAGTATAAAAGCGTGTTGCCAGCATCAGGATAAAAGGCCAGCTAAGCGAACTGTTGTGTCGTCTTGTGGACAAAATGCCACCCCTCACTCTTCAGAAGTCGCAAATGGTAATGGCAGGTCATGCTGTGTTCCGGATCTCGGAGTTAACAGTGATTGTCTGGGACTTGGTTCCCTTCCAGCAGCTAAATCTATGAGATCTTCTTCGCTAAACTCTGCTGCGCCTGCTCTTAATTCTAGCCTCTTTGGTTGGGAAATGGATAGCAACAGCTTTGATACTGGACATGCCGAGAGGCCAGTTGCTACAATTTTCAAGTTTCACAAGGCCATTAGCAAAGATCTGGAGTTTCTTGATGTTGAATCTGGAAAGCTCATTGATTGCAATGAAACGTTTATTCGTCAGTTCATCGGTCGCTTTCACCTACTCTGGGGTTTCTACAAGGCTCATAGTAATGCGGAAGATGATATCCTATTTCCAGCTTTGGAATCGAAGGAGACGCTTCACAATGTCAGCCACTCTTACACGCTCGACCATAAACATGAGGAGAAGTTGTTTGGAGATATTTACAGTGTTCTTACTGAACTTTCAGTTCTTCATGAGAAGTTACAGAGTGATTCTATGATGGGGAACGTAACTCAAACGGACACTGTTCAGGCTGATATTGATAGCGGTGACTGCAAGAAGAAGTACAACGAACTGGCTACAAAGCTACAAGGGATGTGCAAATCCATTAAGATCACACTGGATCAACATATATTCTTGGAGGAACTGGAGCTCTGGCCTCTATTTGACAAACACTTCTCCATTCAAGAGCAAGACAAGATTGTGGGTCGTATAATCGGGACGACGGGTGCTGAAGTTCTTCAATCCATGTTACCATGGGTGACATCCGCACTTTCTGAAGATGAGCAAAATAGAATGATGGATACATGGAAGCAGGCGACCAAGAACACGATGTTTGATGAATGGCTCAACGAATGCTGGAAAGGATCACCCGACTCATCCTCAATGGAAAGAGCCAAACCTAGTCTACACAGAG ATAATGATCATCAAGAAGTCTTGGACCAAACTGGTCAACTTTTTAAGCCGGGTTGGAAAGATATTTTCCGCATGAATCAGAACGAACTCGAGGCTGAAATCAGGAAGGTTTATCAGGACACAACACTTGATCCAAGGAGAAAAGATTATCTAGTACAAAATTGGAGGACCag TCGATGGATAGCGGCTCAGCAAAAGTTACCCAAGGAAACAGAAACTGCGTTAAATGGTGATGTTGCACTTGGATGTTTCCCGTCTTTTAGAGATCCCGAGAAACAGATATATGGATGCGAGCATTACAAGCGTAACTGCAAGCTTCGGGCTGCTTGTTGTGGTCAGTTGTTCACTTGTAGGTTTTGCCATGACAAAGTAAGCGACCACTCAATGGATAG AAAATTGGTGACGGAAATGCTCTGCATGCGATGCCTCAAGGTGCAACCTGTTGGCCCCATTTGCACAACGCCTTCGTGCGAAGGAGTTCCTATGGCAAAGCACTATTGCAGCATTTGCAAACTTTTCGATGATGAAAG AGCTGTTTACCACTGTCCATTCTGCAACCTTTGCCGGGTGGGTGAGGGACTAGGAATCGATTATTTCCATTGCATGACATGTAACTGTTGCCTGGGGATGAAGTTAGTAAACCACAAGTGCCTGGAGAAAAGCCTCGAGACAAATTGCCCCATATGCTGTGAATTTCTTTTCACTTCGAGTGAAGCAGTCAGAGCATTACCATGTGGTCACTACATGCACTCAGCTTGCTTCCAG GCTTACACTTGCAGCCACTACACATGTCCTATCTGTGGAAAATCATTAGGAGATATGGCT GTTTATTTTGGTATGCTTGATGCACTTTTGGCTGCAGAAGAGCTTCCAGAAGAATACAAAGATCGCTGTCAG GACATTTTATGTAATGACTGTGAACGCAAAGGAACGACACGGTTCCATTGGTTGTACCATAAATGCGGCACCTGCGGTTCTTACAACACCCGTGTGATCAGATCAGAAACAACAACCGTCCCAGACTGCTCAACCTCATCCTGA
- the BNAC05G34990D gene encoding zinc finger protein BRUTUS isoform X2 encodes MATPLPDFEAARGGGGVASSSTTVLTSAPTVANTFTEETEEISPILIFLFFHKAVCSELESLHRLALEFATGHHVDLRLLRERYRFLRSIYKHHCNAEDEVIFSALDIRVKNVAQTYSLEHQGEGTLFDHLFELLNSATEIDESYRRELASSTGALKTSVSQHLAKEQKQVFPLLIEKFKHEEQAYIVWRFLCSIPVNMLAVFLPWLASAISIDESKEMQMCLSKIVPGEKLLQQVIFTWFGGKSDTSASRGVEDSSFQCCLDSSSSMLPCKTSRAQCACEGSKAGKRKYPELTEYEAPDAPMHPIDEIKIWHKSINKEMKEIADEARKIQLSGDFSDLSAFDERLQYIAEVCIFHSLAEDKIIFPAVDGEFSFSEEHDEEENQFNEFRCLIEKIKSAGASSTSAAEFYTKLCSHADQIMETIQRHFHNEEIQVLPLARKNFSFKRQQEILYQSLCIMPLRLIERVLPWLTASLTEDEAKNFLKNLQAGAPKSDAALVTLFSGWACKGRKAGECLSPKANGSCPAKTLSNIEEVYLQSCNACVSLPCPSSSIKACCQHQDKRPAKRTVVSSCGQNATPHSSEVANGNGRSCCVPDLGVNSDCLGLGSLPAAKSMRSSSLNSAAPALNSSLFGWEMDSNSFDTGHAERPVATIFKFHKAISKDLEFLDVESGKLIDCNETFIRQFIGRFHLLWGFYKAHSNAEDDILFPALESKETLHNVSHSYTLDHKHEEKLFGDIYSVLTELSVLHEKLQSDSMMGNVTQTDTVQADIDSGDCKKKYNELATKLQGMCKSIKITLDQHIFLEELELWPLFDKHFSIQEQDKIVGRIIGTTGAEVLQSMLPWVTSALSEDEQNRMMDTWKQATKNTMFDEWLNECWKGSPDSSSMERAKPSLHRDNDHQEVLDQTGQLFKPGWKDIFRMNQNELEAEIRKVYQDTTLDPRRKDYLVQNWRTSRWIAAQQKLPKETETALNGDVALGCFPSFRDPEKQIYGCEHYKRNCKLRAACCGQLFTCRFCHDKVSDHSMDRKLVTEMLCMRCLKVQPVGPICTTPSCEGVPMAKHYCSICKLFDDERAVYHCPFCNLCRVGEGLGIDYFHCMTCNCCLGMKLVNHKCLEKSLETNCPICCEFLFTSSEAVRALPCGHYMHSACFQAYTCSHYTCPICGKSLGDMAVYFGMLDALLAAEELPEEYKDRCQDILCNDCERKGTTRFHWLYHKCGTCGSYNTRVIRSETTTVPDCSTSS; translated from the exons ATGGCGACGCCGTTGCCGGATTTTGAGGCGGCGAGAGGTGGCGGAGGAGTcgcttcttcatcaaccacggtgCTCACGAGCGCTCCGACTGTGGCGAATACGTTCACGGAGGAGACGGAAGAGATATCTCCGATCCTGATTTTCCTCTTCTTTCACAAGGCGGTATGCAGTGAGCTCGAATCGCTTCATAGGCTGGCGCTTGAGTTTGCTACAGGTCACCACGTTGATCTCCGTCTCCTTCGTGAACGGTATCGGTTCCTTAGATCCATCTATAAGCATCACTGCAATGCCGAGGACGAG GTGATCTTTTCAGCTCTTGACATACGCGTGAAGAACGTAGCGCAGACGTATTCTCTTGAGCACCAAGGTGAAGGCACCCTCTTCGACCATCTTTTTGAGCTGCTGAATTCCGCCACGGAGATTGATGAGAGTTATCGGAGGGAATTGGCGAGCAGTACTGGAGCACTTAAGACATCTGTTAGCCAGCACTTGGCTAAAGAACAGAAACAG GTGTTCCCGTTACTTATTGAGAAATTTAAGCACGAGGAGCAAGCTTACATAGTCTGGAGGTTTCTCTGCAGCATTCCTGTGAATATGCTTGCCGTGTTTCTTCCGTGGCTGGCTTCAGCCATTTCGATAGATGAAAGCAAGGAGATGCAGATGTGCTTAAGCAAGATAGTTCCTGGCGAGAAGCTCCTTCAGCAG GTTATTTTCACCTGGTTCGGAGGGAAAAGCGATACTTCTGCTTCGCGTGGTGTAGAGGATTCTTCGTTCCAGTGTTGTCTAGATTCTTCTAGCAGCATGCTTCCGTGCAAAACTAGTAGAGCCCAGTGCGCATGTGAGGGATCCAAGGCCGGGAAGAGAAAGTATCCAGAGCTTACCGAGTATGAAGCTCCTGATGCTCCTATGCACCCAATTGATGAGATAAAAATTTGGCACAAGTCAATCAACAAGGAGATGAAGGAAATAGCTGATGAGGCTAGGAAAATTCAGCTGTCTGGAGATTTTTCGGATTTATCTGCATTTGATGAACGCTTGCAGTATATTGCTGAAGTATGCATCTTTCACAG TCTTGCAGAGGACAAGATCATATTTCCAGCAGTAGATGGGGAGTTTTCATTTTCCGAGGAGCACGATGAAGAAGAAAACCAGTTTAACGAGTTCCGGTGCTTAattgaaaaaatcaaaagtgCTGGAGCCTCTTCTACTTCTGCTGCTGAATTTTACACCAAGCTGTGCTCACATGCGGATCAAATAATGGAAACTATTCAAAGGCACTTTCACAACGAGGAAATTCAG GTGCTGCCCCTTGCACGAAAGAACTTCAGCTTTAAAAGACAACAAGAGATTCTCTACCAAAGCCTGTGCATAATGCCCTTAAGATTAATTGAACGTGTTTTGCCATGGTTGACTGCATCTTTAACAGAAGATGAAGCAAAGAATTTTCTGAAGAATTTGCAAGCTGGAG CACCTAAATCGGATGCTGCTCTCGTTACTCTTTTCTCTGGTTGGGCATGCAAAGGACGCAAAGCGGGGGAATGCTTGTCTCCAAAGGCAAATGGTTCATGCCCTGCTAAAACACTAAGCAACATCGAAGAAGTCTACCTTCAGTCATGTAATGCTTGTGTGTCTTTGCCATGCCCGAGTAGCAGTATAAAAGCGTGTTGCCAGCATCAGGATAAAAGGCCAGCTAAGCGAACTGTTGTGTCGTCTTGTGGACAAAATGCCACCCCTCACTCTTCAGAAGTCGCAAATGGTAATGGCAGGTCATGCTGTGTTCCGGATCTCGGAGTTAACAGTGATTGTCTGGGACTTGGTTCCCTTCCAGCAGCTAAATCTATGAGATCTTCTTCGCTAAACTCTGCTGCGCCTGCTCTTAATTCTAGCCTCTTTGGTTGGGAAATGGATAGCAACAGCTTTGATACTGGACATGCCGAGAGGCCAGTTGCTACAATTTTCAAGTTTCACAAGGCCATTAGCAAAGATCTGGAGTTTCTTGATGTTGAATCTGGAAAGCTCATTGATTGCAATGAAACGTTTATTCGTCAGTTCATCGGTCGCTTTCACCTACTCTGGGGTTTCTACAAGGCTCATAGTAATGCGGAAGATGATATCCTATTTCCAGCTTTGGAATCGAAGGAGACGCTTCACAATGTCAGCCACTCTTACACGCTCGACCATAAACATGAGGAGAAGTTGTTTGGAGATATTTACAGTGTTCTTACTGAACTTTCAGTTCTTCATGAGAAGTTACAGAGTGATTCTATGATGGGGAACGTAACTCAAACGGACACTGTTCAGGCTGATATTGATAGCGGTGACTGCAAGAAGAAGTACAACGAACTGGCTACAAAGCTACAAGGGATGTGCAAATCCATTAAGATCACACTGGATCAACATATATTCTTGGAGGAACTGGAGCTCTGGCCTCTATTTGACAAACACTTCTCCATTCAAGAGCAAGACAAGATTGTGGGTCGTATAATCGGGACGACGGGTGCTGAAGTTCTTCAATCCATGTTACCATGGGTGACATCCGCACTTTCTGAAGATGAGCAAAATAGAATGATGGATACATGGAAGCAGGCGACCAAGAACACGATGTTTGATGAATGGCTCAACGAATGCTGGAAAGGATCACCCGACTCATCCTCAATGGAAAGAGCCAAACCTAGTCTACACAGAG ATAATGATCATCAAGAAGTCTTGGACCAAACTGGTCAACTTTTTAAGCCGGGTTGGAAAGATATTTTCCGCATGAATCAGAACGAACTCGAGGCTGAAATCAGGAAGGTTTATCAGGACACAACACTTGATCCAAGGAGAAAAGATTATCTAGTACAAAATTGGAGGACCag TCGATGGATAGCGGCTCAGCAAAAGTTACCCAAGGAAACAGAAACTGCGTTAAATGGTGATGTTGCACTTGGATGTTTCCCGTCTTTTAGAGATCCCGAGAAACAGATATATGGATGCGAGCATTACAAGCGTAACTGCAAGCTTCGGGCTGCTTGTTGTGGTCAGTTGTTCACTTGTAGGTTTTGCCATGACAAAGTAAGCGACCACTCAATGGATAG AAAATTGGTGACGGAAATGCTCTGCATGCGATGCCTCAAGGTGCAACCTGTTGGCCCCATTTGCACAACGCCTTCGTGCGAAGGAGTTCCTATGGCAAAGCACTATTGCAGCATTTGCAAACTTTTCGATGATGAAAG AGCTGTTTACCACTGTCCATTCTGCAACCTTTGCCGGGTGGGTGAGGGACTAGGAATCGATTATTTCCATTGCATGACATGTAACTGTTGCCTGGGGATGAAGTTAGTAAACCACAAGTGCCTGGAGAAAAGCCTCGAGACAAATTGCCCCATATGCTGTGAATTTCTTTTCACTTCGAGTGAAGCAGTCAGAGCATTACCATGTGGTCACTACATGCACTCAGCTTGCTTCCAG GCTTACACTTGCAGCCACTACACATGTCCTATCTGTGGAAAATCATTAGGAGATATGGCT GTTTATTTTGGTATGCTTGATGCACTTTTGGCTGCAGAAGAGCTTCCAGAAGAATACAAAGATCGCTGTCAG GACATTTTATGTAATGACTGTGAACGCAAAGGAACGACACGGTTCCATTGGTTGTACCATAAATGCGGCACCTGCGGTTCTTACAACACCCGTGTGATCAGATCAGAAACAACAACCGTCCCAGACTGCTCAACCTCATCCTGA